The following are encoded together in the Triticum dicoccoides isolate Atlit2015 ecotype Zavitan chromosome 6B, WEW_v2.0, whole genome shotgun sequence genome:
- the LOC119326388 gene encoding hydroquinone glucosyltransferase-like: MGGGSGNQEPSPASARPHVLLLCSPCMGHLIPFAELARRLVADHGLAATLLFAAATDAPSEQYAALASSVPDGVDLVSLPAPPADALPPSTPVRERVLHAALSAVPHVRDTARSLASTSPIAALVVDMASVPARDVAVELGVPCYMFFTSPWMLLSLFLHLPELDAGLVGEYRDATEPIRLPGCVPIHARELPGSLLADRSSETYAGFLSLAKDAARVDGILVNTFRELEPAVGEVGTNCVKVPPVHAIGPLVWTRPVAGGVNQDHARLITWLDQQARGSVVFLSFGSGGTLTWRQTTELALALEATGRPFIWAAKRPHEDTADGAFFGTGRGGDDDDDPLGFLPRGFVERTSGVGLVLLSWAPQTAILAHAAVGCFVTHCGWNSSLESILNGVPMVAWPLYAEQKMNAAMLEARAGVAARVNAAGPGNGGGFVSKEEIVSVIRHVMDGDEATMMRRRIGELGDRATRALTMDGSSNLALAKVTDVWKSSTSSDEK, translated from the coding sequence ATGGGAGGCGGGTCTGGTAACCAGGAACCGTCGCCGGCGAGCGCGCGGCCGCACGTTCTGCTGCTGTGCAGCCCGTGCATGGGGCACCTCATCCCATTCGCCGAGCTGGCGCGCCGGCTCGTCGCCGACCACGGCCTCGCCGCCACGCTCCTCTTCGCCGCGGCCACGGACGCCCCCTCGGAGCAGTACGCCGCCCTGGCCTCGTCCGTGCCCGACGGCGTCGACCTCGTCTCGTTGCCCGCGCCACCGGCGGACGCCCTGCCGCCCTCAACCCCCGTGCGCGAGCGCGTCCTGCACGCCGCCCTCTCGGCTGTGCCGCACGTCCGGGACACCGCCCGGTCGCTGGCCTCTACCTCGCCGATCGCCGCGCTCGTGGTGGACATGGCCAGCGTGCCGGCGCGTGACGTCGCCGTGGAGCTGGGCGTGCCGTGCTACATGTTCTTCACCTCGCCGTGGATGCTCCTCTCCCTGTTCCTGCACCTCCCGGAGCTCGACGCGGGGCTCGTCGGGGAGTACCGGGACGCGACCGAGCCCATCCGGCTGCCGGGCTGCGTGCCGATCCACGCGCGCGAGCTTCCCGGGTCTCTGCTTGCCGACCGGAGCAGCGAGACGTACGCCGGGTTCCTGTCTTTGGCCAAGGACGCCGCGAGAGTCGACGGGATTCTCGTGAACACGTTCCGTGAGCTAGAGCCGGCGGTGGGCGAAGTCGGCACGAACTGCGTGAAGGTACCGCCGGTGCACGCCATCGGGCCGTTGGTCTGGACCAGGCCGGTCGCGGGCGGCGTGAACCAGGACCACGCACGCCTCATCACGTGGCTGGACCAGCAGGCACGTGGTTCCGTGGTCTTTCTGTCGTTCGGGAGCGGTGGCACGCTCACGTGGCGGCAGACCACCGAGCTAGCCCTCGCGCTGGAGGCGACCGGGCGTCCGTTCATCTGGGCGGCAAAGCGGCCACACGAGGACACGGCGGACGGCGCCTTCTTCGGGACCGGGCGAGgaggagacgacgacgacgacccgcTGGGCTTCCTGCCGAGGGGCTTCGTCGAGAGGACGTCGGGGGTGGGGCTCGTTCTCCTGTCGTGGGCACCGCAGACTGCGATTCTCGCGCACGCCGCCGTCGGGTGCTTCGTGACGCACTGCGGATGGAACTCGAGCCTGGAGAGCATCCTCAATGGAGTGCCGATGGTGGCATGGCCGCTCTACGCGGAGCAGAAGATGAACGCCGCCATGTTGGAGGCCCGTGCAGGGGTGGCGGCCCGCGTGAACGCCGCCGGACCTGGCAACGGTGGCGGCTTTGTATCCAAGGAGGAGATTGTGAGCGTGATCCGGCATGTGATGGATGGGGACGAAGCAACAATGATGAGGAGGCGTATTGGTGAGCTCGGAGACAGAGCCACACGTGCGCTGACCATGGATGGTTCTTCAAATCTTGCACTAGCCAAGGTCACGGATGTGTGGAAGTCTTCTACTTCTAGTGACGAAAAATAA